One genomic segment of Ictalurus punctatus breed USDA103 chromosome 4, Coco_2.0, whole genome shotgun sequence includes these proteins:
- the clns1a gene encoding methylosome subunit pICln isoform X1, with amino-acid sequence MARMGTTNLPPPAEGVRHQQAETTAVLDGKGLGTGTLYVAEACLSWFDGSGMGFSLDYPSISLHAISRDPSAYPQEHLYVMVNKKLNDENEAEMREKALDDEGEEESDDDNEVITEIRFVPSDKAALESMFSAMCDCQALHPDPEDADSDNEEFEGEEEEEEETGQGDIPTFYTYEEGLSHLTTEGQATLQRLEGMLAQSVTQQFHMAGVRTDEPSAEFEDGMEVDPNSGVAGQFDDADVDH; translated from the exons ATGGCGCGCATGGGAACGACAAA TTTGCCTCCTCCTGCTGAGGGAGTTCGGCATCAGCAGGCCGAGACTACAGCGGTTTTAGACGGGAAGGGACTCGGCACAGGGACGCTGTATGTAGCCGAAGC GTGCCTGTCATGGTTTGATGGCTCAGGAATGGGTTTTTCGCTGGATTATCCCTCCATCAGCCTGCACGCCATCTCCCGAGACCCGAGTGCTTATCCACAGGAGCATCTGTATGTGATGGTCAACAAAAAACTGAACG ATGAAAATGAGGCTGAGATGCGGGAGAAAGCTCTGGATGATGAAGGCGAAGAGGAGAGTGACGACGACAATGAGGTCATCACAGAGATCCGATTTGTGCCCAGTGATAAAGCAgctt TGGAGTCCATGTTTTCCGCCATGTGTGACTGCCAGGCTTTGCACCCTGACCCCGAGGACGCAGACTCTGATAATGAGGAGTTTGAaggggaggaagaggaagaagaggagacCG GCCAGGGTGACATACCCACGTTCTACACATACGAAGAGGGTTTGTCGCACCTGACCACAGAGGGCCAGGCCACGCTGCAAAGACTCGAAGGGATGCTCGCTCAGTCCGTCACGCAACAGTTCCACATGGCTGGAGTTCGCACCGATGAGCCATCCGCTGAGTTTGAAG ATGGAATGGAGGTCGACCCAAATTCTGGAGTAGCTGGACAGTTTGACGATGCTGATGTTGATCACTG A
- the clns1a gene encoding methylosome subunit pICln isoform X3 has protein sequence MVLLKSLPPPAEGVRHQQAETTAVLDGKGLGTGTLYVAEACLSWFDGSGMGFSLDYPSISLHAISRDPSAYPQEHLYVMVNKKLNDENEAEMREKALDDEGEEESDDDNEVITEIRFVPSDKAALESMFSAMCDCQALHPDPEDADSDNEEFEGEEEEEEETGQGDIPTFYTYEEGLSHLTTEGQATLQRLEGMLAQSVTQQFHMAGVRTDEPSAEFEDGMEVDPNSGVAGQFDDADVDH, from the exons ATGGTTTTGTTAAAAAGTTTGCCTCCTCCTGCTGAGGGAGTTCGGCATCAGCAGGCCGAGACTACAGCGGTTTTAGACGGGAAGGGACTCGGCACAGGGACGCTGTATGTAGCCGAAGC GTGCCTGTCATGGTTTGATGGCTCAGGAATGGGTTTTTCGCTGGATTATCCCTCCATCAGCCTGCACGCCATCTCCCGAGACCCGAGTGCTTATCCACAGGAGCATCTGTATGTGATGGTCAACAAAAAACTGAACG ATGAAAATGAGGCTGAGATGCGGGAGAAAGCTCTGGATGATGAAGGCGAAGAGGAGAGTGACGACGACAATGAGGTCATCACAGAGATCCGATTTGTGCCCAGTGATAAAGCAgctt TGGAGTCCATGTTTTCCGCCATGTGTGACTGCCAGGCTTTGCACCCTGACCCCGAGGACGCAGACTCTGATAATGAGGAGTTTGAaggggaggaagaggaagaagaggagacCG GCCAGGGTGACATACCCACGTTCTACACATACGAAGAGGGTTTGTCGCACCTGACCACAGAGGGCCAGGCCACGCTGCAAAGACTCGAAGGGATGCTCGCTCAGTCCGTCACGCAACAGTTCCACATGGCTGGAGTTCGCACCGATGAGCCATCCGCTGAGTTTGAAG ATGGAATGGAGGTCGACCCAAATTCTGGAGTAGCTGGACAGTTTGACGATGCTGATGTTGATCACTG A
- the clns1a gene encoding methylosome subunit pICln isoform X2 — translation MVLLKSLPPPAEGVRHQQAETTAVLDGKGLGTGTLYVAEACLSWFDGSGMGFSLDYPSISLHAISRDPSAYPQEHLYVMVNKKLNDENEAEMREKALDDEGEEESDDDNEVITEIRFVPSDKAALESMFSAMCDCQALHPDPEDADSDNEEFEGEEEEEEETGQGDIPTFYTYEEGLSHLTTEGQATLQRLEGMLAQSVTQQFHMAGVRTDEPSAEFEDGMEVDPNSGVAGQFDDADVDHW, via the exons ATGGTTTTGTTAAAAAGTTTGCCTCCTCCTGCTGAGGGAGTTCGGCATCAGCAGGCCGAGACTACAGCGGTTTTAGACGGGAAGGGACTCGGCACAGGGACGCTGTATGTAGCCGAAGC GTGCCTGTCATGGTTTGATGGCTCAGGAATGGGTTTTTCGCTGGATTATCCCTCCATCAGCCTGCACGCCATCTCCCGAGACCCGAGTGCTTATCCACAGGAGCATCTGTATGTGATGGTCAACAAAAAACTGAACG ATGAAAATGAGGCTGAGATGCGGGAGAAAGCTCTGGATGATGAAGGCGAAGAGGAGAGTGACGACGACAATGAGGTCATCACAGAGATCCGATTTGTGCCCAGTGATAAAGCAgctt TGGAGTCCATGTTTTCCGCCATGTGTGACTGCCAGGCTTTGCACCCTGACCCCGAGGACGCAGACTCTGATAATGAGGAGTTTGAaggggaggaagaggaagaagaggagacCG GCCAGGGTGACATACCCACGTTCTACACATACGAAGAGGGTTTGTCGCACCTGACCACAGAGGGCCAGGCCACGCTGCAAAGACTCGAAGGGATGCTCGCTCAGTCCGTCACGCAACAGTTCCACATGGCTGGAGTTCGCACCGATGAGCCATCCGCTGAGTTTGAAG ATGGAATGGAGGTCGACCCAAATTCTGGAGTAGCTGGACAGTTTGACGATGCTGATGTTGATCACTGGTAA